CGCCGCGAGATACTGGTCGGATTCGCGGATTGCCGCGGCGGCGCGCAGGATCGCCTCTCGCGCCGACGGATTCATCCGCTCCCGGATGCGGGGAAGGATCTCGAGGCGGAGGTAGTTCCGCGCGGGGGCGCGGCTCCCGTTGCTCGAATCGACGCGATGGGGGAGCCGATGGCGGCTCATGTACTCGAGCACCTGATCGCGCGTCACGTCGAGGAGCGGCCGGACGAGGCGGATTCCTCGCACGCGTCCTCGCGGCGGCATCCCTCCAAGCCCCCTGAGCCCTGCGCCGCGCAGAAGTCGAAGCAGAACGGTCTCCGCCTGATCGTCCGCGGTGTGCGCGGTGGCGACTCGGTCGGCGCCCGCGCTTTGGGCCAGCTCGCGGAGCGCGTCGTACCGCGCGAGTCGCGCCGACTCCTCGGAGGAGGAGCGGAGGAGCGGCCCGACATCGGCCGCCACGAACGCGAGGCCCCAACCCGCGGCCAGGTCGCGGACAAATGCGGCGTCGCCGTCGGACTCGGCGCCCCGAAGCCCGTGGTTCACGTGCGCCGCGACGACCGAGGACGGGCGCGACGTGCGCGCGCGAAGCGCCGCGAGAAAATGGAGGAGCGCGACCGAGTCGGGCCCCCCGGAAACGGCCACCAGGAGAGGCCCCTCATCGGGCAGGAGGCGGTGGGCTTGAAGCGATCGCTCGGCGAAGTATTCGAGCCGGGCGTCGCGCGGGTTCGGTTTCATGGGGAGAGTATAGCCCCGGGGAATCCGGGCGGGCGGGGCCCGGCCGCCGGGAGGTGTAAGTTGGTGGCGGCGCAGGGATTCGAACCCCGGACCAAGAGATTATGATTCTCCTGCTCTACCGCTGAGCTACACCGCCGCCGAGCAGGGGACTGTACGAGCCGTGGCTTCGCGCTGTCAAGACAGGGTCCCGGTTGACACCCGCACGAAGCTCCTCGTAAACTACCAAGCTACCACGTCCCAAGTGCCGGCTGGCCGGCGCGTCCCGGCCGGTTTTCCTTAAGGAGCATCCCGAACCTATGATCCGCAAGCTCGCCGGAGGGCTTTTCGTCCTCCTGCTCACGGCCACCGCTACACCCGCCGCCGCGTCCGATTTGACCGGCTCCGGCGGCGTGGGCGTCCGCGGGGGCACGCTCTTCTTCACGCAGGACAAGACGATCTCCGCCAACTCGCAGCCCCGAATCTCCGGCGACCTGGTCCTGAGCTACGCCTGGACCGATCATATGACCGCCGATATCACGGTCGGCTATGGGTGGAACCGCCTCGACACGCACGACCCGCATTACTACGTGGCGACGGTCGTGCCGCTCTTCCCGATCGGGTTGCGCTACAGGCTCTGGGACGGAAGGACGCTGCGTCCCTACCTCGGCGGGGGCGGCGGGTTGTACAATTGGTCGATCCTCACGCAGGACCTCGGAGCGGCCAAGGATCCGGTGACGTTCGAGCGGTTGCGCCGGGTTGACGCCGGGGTCTACGGGATCGTGGGCGCGGAGCGGCAGTTGTCAAAACACATCACGGCCGTCTTGGACGGGAATTACACGCACATCTTCGCGAACGACCAGGATCGCTTCCCCACGGGATACAGCGGCGCCAAGTCCTATTTCCAGTTCCGGCTCGGCGTCTCGTTCTGGTTCTCGCTCAGCGAGCGCATCGACACGGGGCTCCCCGGCTAGACCGATGAAGACCTTTGCGACACCGCGCGACAAGATCTCGGGCCAAGACCCGGGGGGACGCGCGCCGCGCGTCGTGGAGGACCTCGCCCTCACGTTCGACGACGTCCTCTTGGTGCCCGGCTACTCCGAGGTCCACCCGCGCGACGTGGACACCTCCACCCTCCTCACCCGCGACATCACCCTGAACGTTCCGGTCGTGAGCGCCGCGATGGATACGGTGACTGAGAGCGCGCTGGCCATCGCGATCGCGCAGGAGGGGGGCATCGGAATCATTCACAAGAACCTCCCCATCTTGGAGCAGGTCGAAGAGGTCGATCGCGTGAAGAGGTCCGAGAGCGGCATGATCGTGAACCCGATCACGCTGCCGCCGGACGTCCCGATCGCCCGCGCCCTCGAGCTGATGGTGAAATTCAGGATCTCGGGCGTCCCGATCACCGAGGGGAAGCGCCTCGTCGGGATCCTCACCAACCGGGACCTGCGATTCGTGAGCGGCACCGACCTCAAGGTGAAGGACGTGATGACGCACGAGAACCTGATCACGGCCCCGGTCGGGACCACGCTCGAGGAAGCGGAGCGGATCCTCCACAAGCACCGCATCGAGAAGCTGCCGGTGGTGGACCAGGGGATGAACCTCCGGGGCCTCATCACCGTGAAGGACATCCAGAAGCGAATCCGTTACCCGCGCGCCTGCAAGGATCACCTCGGACGCCTGCGCGTCGGGGCCGCGATCGGCGTCGCCCAGGACAACCTGGACCGCGCGGATCAGCTGGTGCGGGCCGGCGTCGACGTGGTGGTCGTCGACAGCGCGCACGGCCACTCGAAGGCCGTCATCGAGACGACGCGCGCCCTGAAGCGCAAGCATCCGAACCTGCCGGTCATCGTCGGGAATGTCGCGACGGCGGAGGGGACGCGCGATCTCATCGAGGCGGGCGCCGACTGCGTCAAGGTGGGGATGGGGCCGGGATCGGCGTGCACGACTCGCGTGGTGGCCGGCGTCGGGGTGCCGCAGATCTCCGCGGTGCTCGAATGCGCGGAGGCCGCCGCGCGCGAGGGCATCCCGATCATCGCGGACGGCGGCATCAAGTACTCGGGCGACCTCGTCAAGGCGCTCGCCGCAGGTGCCCACTCGGTCATGCTCGGAAATCTCCTCGCGGGCACGGAAGAGAGCCCGGGCGAGACGATTCTCTACGAGGGGCGCACGTACAAGGTCTACCGCGGGATGGGCTCGCTCAGCGCCATGTCCGGCGGCCGCGGCGACCGTTATTTCCAGGAGGGCGTCAAGGATCTGAAGAAGCTCGTGGCCGAGGGCATCGAGGCCCGCGTGCCTTACAAGGGCGAAATCTCGAACGTGATCTACCAGCTGATGGGTGGGCTGCGCGCCGGGATGGGCTACTGCGGCGTCGCGACCATCGAGGAACTCCGCACCAAGAGCCGCTTTGTCCGCATCACGCAGGCCGGGCTCCGCGAGAGCCATCCGCACGATCTGACCATCACGAAGGAAGCTCCGAACTACGAAATACGATAGCCGGCCGTACGGCGCCGGCTATCGGTGTGCAGGGGGGGTGCCTGCCCTCCGGTGATGCGTCGGGTCGGGGGCCGAAGGGCAGGCGGGGGGACGATGTCGCTTCCGCTATGGGTTCCCCGCGGGAAGCGAAAACTGAAAGTCGGGCGACAGGAGCCTGATTTCGCGCGTCAGCCCCCGGATGTTCTCGAGATGCTTCCGCTCGCCCGTGCGTTTCCAATCCGAATAGGCGTCGAGGAGCTGGTCCTGCATGGCCCGCAGCGTCACCTCGCGGGCGTCGTCATCGACGCTTCGCTCGAGGCGCAGCACGTGCGCTTTCTTGAACCGCGACGTCAGGCTCCAGTACTCCCCGCGCATGTGTGACAACATCTTGTGGTACCGCTCGACCGCCATCGTCAGCTTTTCGAGGAGCCCGCCCATCGCCGCGGTCGGATTCTCGAGGAGCTCGCCGTACGTATAGGAGAAGTGGTACCAGTTCGGGCTCCGGCCCACGTCGGCCTCTTCGCCCGTGATGATCCCTTCGCGGCGGTTCGGGACGTACGGGCCGTTGTGCTCGAAGTGCCCGACCGAGACCAGGAGAAGGTCTTCCGGCGTCCGGTAGATCTTGTACCGGAGCGCGCCGCGGTGGGCGCTGGCAAGACGCCGCCACGCCGCCACGTCGTAACGCGAGAGGAGCCTGGAACGCTCCGGCGGCAGCGGCACGTGCGCTTCGATCTGGTCCTTCAGGGCGGCGAGATACGAGTCGACGTCTTCTTGTGGAAGCGGATCCCCGTTCTTCGGGGTCCCGCTCGTCTTCGTCAATAGGAGACAGTTGATCGCGACGTACGCGGTCGGCCGTACCTTCCTAGGATTCGCCTTGCTCGCGAGGTACTTGCGGGCTGCCGTCATGGCTCCTCACCTCTCCGTCGATCCTGCGTTCCGATCCAGTTTGTTTCTGACCAAGTCGCACCATCCGGCGGCACAACGATGCAGCCTTCATGCCGCCTCGCCCGCACGACCCCGGCCACACCTAATCCGTAAGCACGCCAATGACTTGGGAAAAGCGGTCGGGTTTCATCCGCTCGCGCGAGGGCTGAATTAGCTCAGGAACTGGCTTATTTGAGCCGAAACAGCGGGTTGTAGCACCCACGGCCCCACCGGATCGGCAGTTGCGGGATGCGAGTCGATTTGCAAGGTGCCCGATAAGTGGAGGGTGGGGACGGTCCGGCCGGGCGAAACGGAGCCACCAAAGGGGCAGTTAAGTGCTTGGACCCCAGTGGATTGACTACGGCCCGCACGGGTCGTTCATGGCACGCTACTTGCGTTGCGTCACAACGCTTTACAGGGCTTCGAGGGTCCATGGAGGGCATCGGCGATGCGGAGCGAAGCACCCATCCACGAGAGGACGCGCGGCGTCCTCGCCTACTGCGTGGGCGGTGTCTGGTTCGGCGCGCGCGTCGAGGAAGTGGCTGGTCTGATGCAGCCGGAACGTCCCGCTCCGCTGCCGCACCAGCGCGAGCCGCTCTCGGGCGTCATCGCTTTCCGCGGAACGATGGTCCCGACGTTCGAGATCGGGTCATTCCTGGGCATCGAACCGATGCGCCCGAGCGGTCAGGGCTACGCGGTCGTCCTCGCGCGCGGCAACGACCGCTTCGGCGTCATGGTCCCGGAGATGCCGCGCCTCCTGCCGGCCCGCGAGATTCGCGAGGCCGAGCTCTCGACCGTCGATTCGGAGCTCGCCGAGATGATCGAGTCGGTATTCGAGTCGGGCGACCTCCGAATTCACTGCCTCAACTATTGGTCGATCATCAATTCCATCATGCCGCGGGCGGGCACGACGCCGACCGCGGTGACCGGCGGTTGAGGAGAGCCTGAGATGGCACAAAGCCAGCGCGACACGAGCCCAGGCCCCAACCCCGTGAGCAGGCCGGTCGAGAGCTCGCCTCCGTGGGGGGCTCTTGTCGTGGCGGTCGGATCGGCACTGGCGGCCGGCGTCACCGGACACTTGGTGCCGGGTAGCCCAGGGTTGGTCGCGGCCGGGGTCTTGGCCGTCCTGGCGGGCGCGGTGACGCTCCTCTTCGTGAAGGGTCCGGGCGCCCACGCGACCTCGCAACCGCAGAGCGGCGGCGAGGCCGAGGCCGACAAGAAATCACGCGGAGCGGCGCTCCTCGAGCTCGAGTCGATCCGCCGCCAGATCGATCTTGCGACCACGACGCTCCAGGGGGGAAGGGATCCCCTGACGGTCGTCTCCGAGCTGGGCATGGGACCGCTCAACGGTCTCCTCCAAGCGGTGCGCGACGTGGGCCCGACCGGTCCGGTGGTCAGCCGCATCGCGATCGACGAGGCGGAGCTGGTCGGAACGGACGGCGAGTCGCTTCCCGAGCCCTGGCCCGCCGACGCGGACGCGCCCCCCGCCTTCGACCCGCGGATGCGCGCCGACGCCCTGCGCGGAGTCGACGCGATGATCTCGGGTCTGGAGAGGCTCTCGCAAGATCTCGCGAAGCCGGTCGAGGTAGTGCCGACCGCGGCGGGAACGGGGAAGGCCGGGCGCACCCCGGCCCAGCTCGTCGACGACGTGGTCCACACCGCCGCCGACGGGATCGAGGACCTCGCCGCGGGTCTCATGCGGGCCAACGAGCTCGCGTCCGTGGCCGAGCGGGTGACGAACCGCGCGACGCTGCTCGGGGAGCGAGGCGTTCGCGGCCATCGCGGAGGAGACGCGCCGTCTCGCCGAGTTCGCGCGCGAGGCGACCGATACGATCTCCCGCCTCGCGAACGAGATCGAATACAAGGTCGGCGAGACGATCACCGCGATCCATGCCACGAGCGAGGACGCGAAGGTGGCGGTCGCCGCGATCTCCGGCTCCACGCCGCTCGCGGCCCTGGCCTCGCCCGAGCACCTTGAATCCGTCGCGACGCTGCTCACCCGGGCCCGCGAGGTCCGGAAGACGCTGGCCGCGACCATACCGGCGCGCCGCGCCGGGAAGCCGCGCTCGGGTTCCGGAAACCCGGACGACACCGAAACGCCGCCCGCGGAGACGCCTGCCGAGCACGCGCCGCTGCTCGACAACCTGAAGCCGGCCCCCGGGCAACCGGGCTGACCCCGACCGATCCGGGAGGAATCCGGGCGAATGCGAACCGCCGCTTCCGAGCACATGAATCACGCCCAGATCATGTCGCGGCTCAGCGCCACGTTCAGCGCGCTGATCCGGGAGCAGATCGAGGTCGTGCGCCGGTTTCTCGACAGCGAGCAGATCGATCTCGAATCGAACGAGATGGGGCCGATCGTCGACCTCACCGTGCGGCTGGTCGAACGGAGCGCGGAGTGGCTCGAGCTGACCGAGGTCGCGAGCCTGGCGCTCGAGCTGCGCGAGACCATCGCCCAGCTCGACCAGCTCCGCCCGACGCAGCGACAGGAGATGGTGGCGCACTGCCGTGTCGCGCTCGAGGCAGAGGAGCGGCTGGCGGAGAAGCTCCGCACGGACGGTTTCGGCGGTCTCCTGGCGCACGCGAGCATGGTCGGGGACGCGATCGACACCCTCCGCACGGGGATGAACCGCGCGAAGTCCCAGGACATGGCCGCGTCCCGCGGCGTGATGGACGACGCCACGCCGGACGTCGGGCCGCACGAGAATCTCCTCGGCCTCACCTTCGAGATCAAGAGCGCGCTGGTCCACCAGAACGAGCGGATCGGCTCCATGAACGAAACCCTCGACGGCACGGTGCGCTCGCTCCAGTCGGCGCTCTCCGACTGGGACATGTACGTGAAGGCGACCGAGCGGCGGCGCATGGCGGGAGGCTCCATGCGCGTCGGCGACGAGAATGAGGGACGGGCCCTCGCCGTGCACCAGCAGCTCCAGGACACCGCCGCCGGCCTCCGATCGCTGTCGCACGAGATGAGCCATCTCCTCGGGCTTCAGTATTCGCTCGAGCGGCGGGCGCGCGATCTGGATGAGCACCTGCTCTGGGAATTCCTCGACCCGCTCGACCGATTCGTGGACGACATGTACGCGGTGGTCTCGCGGCGCGCGGTCGGGACTCGTTCTCCGATCCTGACGGTCCAGACCGGCGGTGTCGGGTTCGAGCCCGAAATCGGGTCGATCCTCCTCCCGCTCATCCTGCGCCTCCTCGGGTCGGCGGAATTCACGCAACCGGGGGATGAGCCCGCCGAGATTCGCGTCGCCGCGGCGCGCGAGGGGCTCGAGGCGCGGATCGCGATCGAGGGATTTCTGAAGTTCGAGCCGGAAGGGGTCGCGATGCTGGAGTCGGCCCTCGAAGGGCTCGGTGGATTCGTTTGCATCCAGGGCGGCGGCGCCGAAGCGGCGTCGCTCCGGATTCAGTTTCCGATGGCGCGCTCGCTTCGGAGCTTCCTCATCGTGGAGGCGGCGGGACAGCGGATCGCGCTCCCGTGGAGCGCGGTGGAGCGCATCTGCGCCACCGAGGACGAGCTTCAGTGGAGCACCACGGGGGTTCGCGGTCCCGTCCATCCTCTGGGGGCGCTCTTCTCGAAGGCCGGGTCGGCGGATTCGGACACTGGTGATGAGTCCGCGACCGGCGCGGCGGGCGACGAAGACGCCGGCGGCCGCGCGCGGAGCGGACGGCCGCTCGCGATCTTGCGGTGCGGCGGCGGATCGGTGGTGGTCGGGTTCGACAGGATCGTCTGGCGCGAGAACGCGCGCCTCACGGCGCTGCCGCCCCGACTCTGCCCGGTGGAGGAGGTGCTCGGCGGCATCGTCTCTCCCGATTCGAGCGTCATCCTCGTTCTGAACCCAGGAGCCCTGGTCAAGAAGCTGAAGCCCACGGAGCCGCCGGCGGAGGGCTTGGTCCAGTGAAGGCCCTCAAGATCGGCCGCGTCGGCTCGCGCGATCGTTTCCGCTTCACCCTCGAAGGGGTGATCGACGCGAACGGCGCACGCTCCCTCGACCGGCTCCTCTTCGAGTGCCAGGCGCGCGGTGCGCGCTCGGTGCATCTCGACTTCACGCGCGTCACGTCGATCAGCACGCTGGGAAGCGCCGTGCTCGCGCGCCAGGGACGGGTCTACGAGGAGACCGAGCGAAAAATCCACGTGACGGGGCTCGGCACCGAGATCCGCGCCGCGCTGGGAGAGGTGGAGGCGATCGTCTACGAGGCGAACCATCCGGAACCGCCGGCGCCATCGTCGGTGGCCCCGACCCCATCGCCCGAGCCGCCGACCGCATCGCCCGAGCCGCAGCCCCCACCGCCCGCGCCGGTGGAGCCCTTCATTCCGGCGCCCACGTCCGGCTCGAGCCTGATTCCGCCGCCGGCGCCCGCGGGCCCGATCCCCGCCAACCTCGCGTCCCTGCAGTCGAAGCTCAAGCTCAAGATCGTCGCGTTCCGAAACCTCTTCGAGATCACGCGCGCCTTGAACCTGGCCCTCGACCTGGACGAGGCACTGAATCTCTTCAGCTTGAGCGTCATGGGGCAATTCGGAGTGGACCGGCTCGCAATCTTCCTCTCCGATCCTCGGCGCGAGGGCATCCTCCTTCCCAAGCAGGTGCGCGGCTTCGCCCACGGGCATTTTCAGGAGTTCGCGATCCCGCCCTCGCCGTTCCGGAGCATCCCGGCGGAACAGGCCTTCTTCAACCTCTCGGAGATCAAGGACGCCGAGGGTGCCGGGGAAACCCTGGAAGCTCTCCGCGAATCGGGCTTCGAGTGGGGCGTGGCCCTCTGGGTGCGGCGGGAGCTCGAGGGGGTCCTGCTCCTGGGCGGTCGCGGAGGCCGGCGCGGATTTCAGGAAGACGATCGCGACCTTCTCACGACGCTCGCGAACCAGGGCGCGGTCGCGATCTCGAACGCGCGCTACTACCGCGCCCAGGAGGATCGGAACCTCGGCCTCGTGCGCGGCATGATGTCCTTGATCGAGAGCCGCGACACCTACGCCAAGGGCAACACCGAGCGCGTCGTCCGGTACGTGACGGCGACCGCGAAGCTCCTCAACTACCCCAAGGAATCGCTCAAGTCGCTCATCTATGGCGCCGTCCTTCGCGACATCGGGATGATCACGGTCAGCCACGTGATCGTGAAGAATCCGGCGCACCTCTCCGACGAGGAGTGGGCGCTCATCAAGCAGCACCCGACGCGCGGAGCGCAGATCCTCGAGGAAATGAACCTCCCCAAGGAGGTCGTCGAGGTCGTCCGGAATCATCACGAGCGATGGGGAGGCGAGGGATACCCGCAGGGGATCAAAGGGTCCCAGATCCCGCTGGGCGCCCGCGTCGTCTCGCTCGTCGACGGTTACGTGGCGATGACGGCCGAGCGTCCGTATCGCCGGGCTCTGCCCGCCGAGAAGGCGCGCCAGGTCATCGCCGAGAACTGGGGCACTCCCTTCGATCCGACGATCGTGGACGTTTTCCTCCAGGTACTCGACAGGCTCGAAAGGCGGTCGCGGCAGCGTCCGGTTAGCCCGGTGCCCTCCGATCCCGAGCTTCCAAACGCCCCGGCGGCGCTCGACCCGCTGAGCTCGGGCGCCACCATCCCCATGGAGGGCCGCACGTGAGCATCGAGAGCGTCGGACCGGCCGTCGAAACGGGCGCGGCCAAGGCGAAGCGGTCCATCCTGGTCATCGACGACGACCGCCGGGTGCTGGAGCTCCTCCAGATCTCCCTGACCCAGAACGGATTTCGGGTCGCGATCGCATCCTCCGGCGAGGAGGGGCTCGAGGTCGTACGGAAGGACACGCCCGACCTGGTCATTCTCGATCTTCGCCTGCCGCGAAAGACCGGATTCGAGGTGTGCGCCGCTCTGAAGAGCAGCAAGGACACAGCGCACATCCCGATCATCATGGTATCCGCCAGTGCCGAGGTCGATTCGCGGCTTCAGGGCCTGATGCACGGGGCGGACGACTACATGACGAAGCCCTTCTCACCTAAGGAGCTTCTCATCAAGGTGCGGCGGATCTTCGAGCGTCTGGATCGGGCCGAGCACCTGACATCGAAGAACAAGGAGCTGGAGAGCGAGGTCGCCCGGAACAAGGAAGACCTCGTGATCCGGAACAAGGAGCTTCGGTTCCAGGTCTACAGCCTCGAGACGCTGATGGGCCTCACGCATCAGCTCAACGCCTCGCTCGAGATGGACGACCTCCTCAACACGCTGATCCTGAGCGTGGTCGGCCAGCTGCGGGTGAATTCCGCCTGCCTCTTCCTCACGGATCAGCGCGAGCATCCGACACGGCTCGAGGCTTCCACGTTCAAGGGGATCAAGGAGGAGCAGGCCAGGTCGATCGCGTTCGCCTACGGCGGCGATTTCGTGGGCGCCCTCCTGCCCACCTCCGGGGACGAGGGCCGTCCGGTTCGGCTCGCCGAGCTCGAGGACGATCCCGCGCTCGAGGCCGAGGTGGGATCGCTTTTCGCGGCGGGGTTTACGGTCGTCTCGCCGGTTCTCATGAAGCGCCGCCTGACCGCCAT
This DNA window, taken from Candidatus Eisenbacteria bacterium, encodes the following:
- the tilS gene encoding tRNA lysidine(34) synthetase TilS, encoding MKPNPRDARLEYFAERSLQAHRLLPDEGPLLVAVSGGPDSVALLHFLAALRARTSRPSSVVAAHVNHGLRGAESDGDAAFVRDLAAGWGLAFVAADVGPLLRSSSEESARLARYDALRELAQSAGADRVATAHTADDQAETVLLRLLRGAGLRGLGGMPPRGRVRGIRLVRPLLDVTRDQVLEYMSRHRLPHRVDSSNGSRAPARNYLRLEILPRIRERMNPSAREAILRAAAAIRESDQYLAAESRRILPTLLERGGEGKISLDAALLLAYPKPLRTYLFRDAVQELNGDVR
- the guaB gene encoding IMP dehydrogenase → MKTFATPRDKISGQDPGGRAPRVVEDLALTFDDVLLVPGYSEVHPRDVDTSTLLTRDITLNVPVVSAAMDTVTESALAIAIAQEGGIGIIHKNLPILEQVEEVDRVKRSESGMIVNPITLPPDVPIARALELMVKFRISGVPITEGKRLVGILTNRDLRFVSGTDLKVKDVMTHENLITAPVGTTLEEAERILHKHRIEKLPVVDQGMNLRGLITVKDIQKRIRYPRACKDHLGRLRVGAAIGVAQDNLDRADQLVRAGVDVVVVDSAHGHSKAVIETTRALKRKHPNLPVIVGNVATAEGTRDLIEAGADCVKVGMGPGSACTTRVVAGVGVPQISAVLECAEAAAREGIPIIADGGIKYSGDLVKALAAGAHSVMLGNLLAGTEESPGETILYEGRTYKVYRGMGSLSAMSGGRGDRYFQEGVKDLKKLVAEGIEARVPYKGEISNVIYQLMGGLRAGMGYCGVATIEELRTKSRFVRITQAGLRESHPHDLTITKEAPNYEIR
- a CDS encoding HD domain-containing protein, whose amino-acid sequence is MKALKIGRVGSRDRFRFTLEGVIDANGARSLDRLLFECQARGARSVHLDFTRVTSISTLGSAVLARQGRVYEETERKIHVTGLGTEIRAALGEVEAIVYEANHPEPPAPSSVAPTPSPEPPTASPEPQPPPPAPVEPFIPAPTSGSSLIPPPAPAGPIPANLASLQSKLKLKIVAFRNLFEITRALNLALDLDEALNLFSLSVMGQFGVDRLAIFLSDPRREGILLPKQVRGFAHGHFQEFAIPPSPFRSIPAEQAFFNLSEIKDAEGAGETLEALRESGFEWGVALWVRRELEGVLLLGGRGGRRGFQEDDRDLLTTLANQGAVAISNARYYRAQEDRNLGLVRGMMSLIESRDTYAKGNTERVVRYVTATAKLLNYPKESLKSLIYGAVLRDIGMITVSHVIVKNPAHLSDEEWALIKQHPTRGAQILEEMNLPKEVVEVVRNHHERWGGEGYPQGIKGSQIPLGARVVSLVDGYVAMTAERPYRRALPAEKARQVIAENWGTPFDPTIVDVFLQVLDRLERRSRQRPVSPVPSDPELPNAPAALDPLSSGATIPMEGRT
- a CDS encoding response regulator, whose amino-acid sequence is MSIESVGPAVETGAAKAKRSILVIDDDRRVLELLQISLTQNGFRVAIASSGEEGLEVVRKDTPDLVILDLRLPRKTGFEVCAALKSSKDTAHIPIIMVSASAEVDSRLQGLMHGADDYMTKPFSPKELLIKVRRIFERLDRAEHLTSKNKELESEVARNKEDLVIRNKELRFQVYSLETLMGLTHQLNASLEMDDLLNTLILSVVGQLRVNSACLFLTDQREHPTRLEASTFKGIKEEQARSIAFAYGGDFVGALLPTSGDEGRPVRLAELEDDPALEAEVGSLFAAGFTVVSPVLMKRRLTAILAVGEKVSGQEFQSADLEMLKSLSDSAGIAIENARLFKDLQEAYVSTVRLLVSRIEEKDPYTHGHTERVAEYAVAIASELGFTVEEVQRIQFGAFLHDIGKVHTQSDILQKPGALTEEEWMLVKAHPVRGAEMIRGVKFLERVTDMVRHHHERVDGKGYPDGLKGDEISIGAKIVNVADAFDAMTTDRPYRAGFTVEKAVEQMEEKAGSQFAAEIVQVFVAALRGGRIQVTKSAKGAPGGAGASTGSLATP